The Cloeon dipterum chromosome 3, ieCloDipt1.1, whole genome shotgun sequence genome includes a region encoding these proteins:
- the LOC135941099 gene encoding uncharacterized protein LOC135941099, giving the protein MAQAGSTTASQRRYNADFLSVPFTPLSLDMFFALLESAFDIEGITDEAVKYHILARDVMLHEIGDAARDLITSKPTEMPYTSLKNVLLQTLKPKSFTASVEKMQALQMGTLRPSEFLNRLRNCANDELRTNPIFIEELTKCWRNALPAGWHPALILASDLTKAAEAADALYDAYGAAMPSQAASAPATVSVAAVQKPKSLEARVALIEENIAKLLNLMEKDERGRQPDRGRSRSLNARLVQTDLCFYHDRFAKKARRCVNGCRHFQQFMKSRAENDKLENEKGAQQ; this is encoded by the coding sequence ATGGCCCAAGCTGGATCCACGACTGCTTCGCAGCGTCGGTACAACGCCGATTTCCTATCCGTACCATTCACGCCGCTCTCGCTCGACATGTTCTTCGCCCTGCTGGAATCAGCGTTTGACATCGAAGGCATCACCGATGAGGCCGTGAAATATCACATTCTCGCCAGAGATGTTATGCTACACGAAATCGGAGACGCGGCGCGCGACCTCATCACCAGTAAGCCGACTGAAATGCCATATACGTCATTGAAGAATGTTCTGCTGCAGACTCTCAAGCCAAAAAGCTTCACAGCAAGCGTCGAGAAAATGCAAGCCTTGCAGATGGGGACTTTGCGTCCTTCTGAATTTTTGAACCGCCTGAGAAATTGTGCGAACGATGAATTGCGCACCAATCCAATCTTCATCGAAGAGCTCACGAAATGCTGGCGCAATGCTCTGCCCGCTGGATGGCACCCTGCCCTGATTCTCGCTTCGGATTTGACGAAAGCAGCAGAGGCAGCTGACGCCCTGTACGATGCTTATGGTGCTGCAATGCCTTCTCAAGCAGCAAGTGCACCTGCAACTGTATCTGTCGCTGCAGTGCAAAAGCCCAAATCTCTCGAAGCTCGAGTAGCCTTAATCGAGGAAAATATTGCCAAGCTTCTCAACCTCATGGAAAAGGACGAGCGTGGACGCCAACCCGACCGCGGTCGAAGCAGGTCTCTGAACGCACGACTCGTGCAGACCGACCTTTGTTTCTACCACGACAGGTTTGCTAAGAAAGCGCGCCGCTGCGTCAACGGCTGCCGCCACTTCCAGCAATTCATGAAGAGCCGCGCTGAAAATGACAAGTTGGAAAACGAAAAGGGCGCCCAGCAGTAG